A genome region from Cyprinus carpio isolate SPL01 chromosome B23, ASM1834038v1, whole genome shotgun sequence includes the following:
- the LOC109085893 gene encoding troponin C, slow skeletal and cardiac muscles produces MNDIYKAAAEQLTDEQKNEFRAAFDIFVQDAEDGCISTKELGKVMRMLGQNPTPEELQEMIDEVDEDGSGTVDFEEFLVMMVRCMKDDSKGKSEEELAELFRMFDKNADGYIDLDELKLMLEATGETITEDDIEELMRDGDKNNDGKIDYDEFLEFMKGVE; encoded by the exons ATGAACGATATCTATAAAGCAGCG GCAGAACAGCTCACCGATGAGCAGAAGAATG AGTTCCGTGCAGCATTTGATATTTTCGTTCAGGATGCTGAGGATGGATGCATCAGCACTAAAGAGCTCGGGAAGGTGATGAGGATGCTGGGTCAGAACCCCACGCCGGAGGAACTCCAAGAGATGATTGATGAGGTGGATGAAGACG GCAGTGGTACAGTGGATTTCGAGGAGTTTTTGGTCATGATGGTGAGGTGCATGAAAGATGATAGCAAAGGAAAATCAGAGGAAGAACTGGCAGAACTCTTCCGTATGTTTGATAA GAATGCAGATGGTTACATTGATCTTGATGAACTGAAGCTGATGCTGGAAGCTACAGGTGAAACCATCACTGAAGATGACATTGAGGAGCTAATGAGGGATGGAGACAAAAACAATGATGGGAAAATTGATTATGATG AGTTCTTGGAGTTCATGAAAGGGGTggaataa